One Gadus morhua chromosome 13, gadMor3.0, whole genome shotgun sequence genomic window carries:
- the tasora gene encoding protein TASOR isoform X2, which translates to MEDARSGRRNPSAAGSNVSNRSAADSQDGGLSPSCGSPTASDHRGSEVIDLLSCPETKLSERKSSASNPVHLRHMPMEPLKFHIPRKNKETRALFQYVSSESREFEDMLTILTSSYKDSSSSLCFTYSKPRLVHNAVLEGQFVEKRKEMKSEGRTENELEESYCFLLADAVKLPWMCEKGLLTGHSWVTALGNPSKGVYLSKFSDLLQNNSFSPGSSGEILIFKVMKGKVKSIYESMSKNLLDPTPRFDSHVSKNASKVTSLTSYRAFELTQQYFYEYWFDEVRPQPRQVCPYAVVSYSFKGKDTPLPSKPLPPPRLNSQSAGGSKERAQFVVWSGALVKGEQHLLHLSLLSFSPPLLPCSLPEKLEIDWLMSLNRVTEHLPASLFCWNLYTGSHEVVKSGWFCSLLEVSERRGSGPDASKLLLQLEERKLVLLCPLPDSGFLILLSSVQMAAPPERPALWKRCLQALFVFPESRDMARPRGCPSSYDATGLVPRGVELGQFVPALHHALVKARANPPTELAAGVERQAGLYLAGRRDRTVRAYPTPVYDSKLDDRGKLFPAPKHHRLNMEGYLRSYLYSPVFYQLPLGHANRLLELHPPPDEEEPEGAEPLTEPGAEPVPEHTIPLKVFKRSSVRDPRTAGARDEEAPQGRKRSLEELTDPSLKRIYQGEEPGACLTADSSPKPAPGCSLSSVIGSGVLKDVDLRRDGPEAANNLLNILSGLNQHSEAAIQSGAEEEARDRLAGRLGLPDSGDLDLRKHQELEVQTGGSVSSMEGFSPGSHTGELTPQAAAQEEEEKERRGGGDKEHLIPWVLIPITGVCCDKYSQQQVHTPRDPRLSQTARDPSNSTGAPSTVPPSSPELSIPTSPPPSTPPGPFTTCPFNELQTGSVEVQLPPPAPWQPAGVASQNMDTTPFFAETTQTPSPYNSPQHKEVVEQREEMALLEEEVKEEEEEEEVRMESSKHEREEPRAPAVASPSPAPLLLEDVDGIVMENLGVFSLGIQHLLQEVNITCSARPHTLRTHPRHRTVSTEHKPSTARTHSVEHSPSTAFARSVERTPSTEPTPPAAPSRRLAGFSQYVSLFSTSTPIQEFVCSLRNDMSSLLQDTQATGTDSLANSSLAEDSRTETNVTLASSISDFLAGMRASANDGSGSICSSSEPLGHNVMSSGKEVESGRSGSGFSTPLLQPLTEHPPPCEAPPQPLLGPTQPSWCPQQPPGLLGNSSSTIGSSLVDADGEGSLSVLRDRPCPDPVPEPDPIPDPDSGLGLCQAPPPGAISSLISQLQPEVFSNLVEIIKDVKRNSVQFYVHNSEPEDLLYDQIREYLLSQGHVEQSPVTFLEQEGPGERFLVVIQNKDISAHIHKVPGLVSLKRRDCVQFVGVDSLDDLRNGSYNELFVSGGCIVSDEFVLNPHFITHERLDALLMFLEEQSSAEGVWRWRIHCKTHKNLKQQARFKKDAASLLDVLSAYQKRLMVELLPYHHCDMTKSQSPDLECLIELQARYTQHRHLIFLTERRFEMFPKYSSSGIIIANMDDVVHNFNSLVVDQGHKDKPITEDLPEGVGPGLLNRHLIQEDPALVSELSPSHFPKLPVAPISCPHFLPLSSPTNLPATLLDQLVPDSRKSHSTSTSSSCSSANEGLPPQTNADFEALRFAISHFKAERQARAQKLQQHGREGVANGCPTPPSGPPEEIQLTPGRKALEATLDSIHSVLAADGGGAAEPGGSAMRGAHPTVGGVHGGASQPVGGKVTVHSEISVKAEPSAITTVGTKLKTANECEEGVCSRGLVDAEPICSTLPMPIETCTPRIGRVGLNSASAAVQFHGNLFNPPVLNWNVGPMNFSPAGQKFGRLHHGRASNREARSLRRDRRRPPKPPR; encoded by the exons ctCTGTTCCAGTATGTGTCAAGCGAGTCCAGGGAGTTTGAGGACATGCTGACCATCCTAACGTCCAGCTACAAGGACAGCAGCTCCTCACTCTGCTTCACCTACAGCAAGCCTAGACTGGTGCACAATGCTGTGCTGGAgggacag tttgtggaGAAAAGAAAGGAGATGAAGAGTGAAGGGAGGACGGAGAACGAGCTGGAGGAGAGCTACTGCTTCTTATTAGCTGATGCTGTCAAg CTGCCGTGGATGTGTGAGAAGGGCTTGTTGACGGGACACAGCTGGGTCACGGCTCTGGGGAACCCCAGTAAAG GAGTGTATCTGTCAAAGTTCTCTGACCTGCTCCAGAACAACTCCTTCAGCCCTGGCTCCTCTGGGGAGATCCTCATCTTCAAGGTCATGAAG GGGAAGGTGAAGAGCATCTATGAAAGTATGTCCAAGAACCTCCTGGACCCCACGCCGCGCTTCGACAGCCACGTTTCCAAAAATGCCAGCAAGGTCACCTCACTGACCTCGTACCGTGCCTTCGAGCTCACACAG CAATACTTCTACGAGTATTGGTTTGACGAGGTGAGACCGCAGCCCCGACAGGTGTGTCCCTACGCTGTGGTCTCTTACTCGTTCAAAGGAAAAGATACCCCGCTCCCAagcaagcccctcccccctcccag AttgaacagccaatcagcaggcgGTAGTAAAG agcGTGCTCAGTTTGTGGTGTGGAGCGGGGCCCTGGTGAAAGGAGAACAGCAcctgctccatctctccctgctctccttctcccctcctctcctgccctgCAGCCT ACCAGAAAAGCTGGAGATTGATTGGCTGATGAGTCTGAACCGTGTGACCGAGCACCTCCCCGCCTCTCTGTTCTGTTGGAACCTCTACACTGGCAGCCATGAAG tggtgaaGAGCGGCTGGTTCTGTAGTCTGCTGGAGGTGTCGGAGCGGAGAGGCTCCGGACCCGACGCTAGCAAACTACTGCTGCagctggaggagaggaaacTG GTTCTATTATGTCCACTTCCTGATAGTGGCTTCCTAATCCTGCTTTCCAGTGTCCAAATGGCCGCGCCTCCTG AGAGACCAGCCTTGTGGAAGAGATGTCTTCAGGCCCTGTTCGTCTTCCCAGAGTCCAGAGACATGGCTAGACCCa GAGGCTGTCCGTCCTCCTATGATGCCACGGGGCTTGTACCTCGGGGGGTGGAGCTGGGGCAATTCGTCCCAGCGCTCCATCACGCGCTGGTCAAGGCCCGGGCCAACCCCCCCACCGAGCTGGCGGCTGGTGTGGAGAGACAAGCTGGTCTCTACCTGGCCGGCAGGAGGGACCGCACG GTGCGGGCCTACCCCACGCCAGTGTATGACTCTAAGCTGGATGACAGAGGAAAGCTGTTTCCGGCTCCCAAACACCACCGTCTCAACATGGAGGGCTACCTGCGCTCCTACCTCTACAGCCCGGTCTTCTACCAGCTCCCCCTGGGCCACGCCAACCGCCTGCTGGAGCTCCACCCACCTCCCGatgaggaggagccggagggggcggagccactgACAGAGCCGGGCGCGGAGCCGGTCCCTGAGCACACCATCCCTTTGAAG GTGTTCAAGAGGAGCAGTGTGCGTGACCCCAGGACAGCAGGAGCCCGGGACGAAGAGGCACcacaggggaggaagaggagtctgGAGGAGCTCACTGACCCATCACTCAAAAGAATATACCAAGGGGAAGAGCCAGGAGCTTGTCTAACAG CTGACAGCAGCCCAAAGCCCGCCCCcggctgctctctctcctctgtaatTGGTTCAGGGGTTTTGAAGGACGTGGATCTCCGAAGAGACGGACCTGAGGCTGCCAACAATCTTCTCAACATTCTTTCAg GTCTCAACCAACACAGTGAAGCAGCCATTCAGAGTGGTGCAGAAGAGGAAGCGCGTGACAGGCTTGCTGGCAGGCTGGGTCTGCCCGACAGCGGTGACCTGGACCTCCGGAAACACCAGGAACTGGAG GTGCAGACTGGTGGAAGTGTGAGCAGCATGGAGGGCTTCAGCCCGGGCTCCCACACTGGGGAGTTGACTCCTCAAGCAGCGgcccaggaagaggaagagaaagagaggaggggaggaggagacaaagAACACCTTATCCCTTGGGTTCTCATCCCCATTACAG GTGTCTGTTGTGACAAGTACAGCCAGCAACAGGTGCATaccccccgggacccccgccTCTCGCAAACGGCCAGGGACCCCAGCAACTCCACTGGGGCCCCTAGCACTgttcccccctcttcccctgaGCTCTCcatccctacctccccccctccttcaacCCCCCCAGGACCTTTCACCACCTGTCCCTTTAACGAGCTCCAGACTGGCTCTGTCGAGGTCCAATtaccgccccccgccccctggcaACCGGCAG GTGTTGCCAGCCAGAACATGGATACAACCCCTTTTTTTGCGGAGACCACGCAAACTCCTTCTCCGTACAACTCTCCACAGCacaaggaggtggtggagcaaAGAGAGGAAATGGcactgttggaggaggaggtgaaggaggaggaggaggaggaggaggtgaggatggAATCATCAAAACACGAGAGGGAGGAGCCCAGAGCCCCGGCCGTCGCCTCCCCTTCCCCTGCTCCCCTTCTCCTCGAGGACGTGGACGGTATTGTGATGGAGAACCTGGGAGTATTTTCCTTGGGCATACAGCACCTCCTGCAGGAGGTGAACATCACCTGCAGCGCCCGGCCTCACACACTGCGCACACACCCCAGGCATCGCACAGTTTCTACGGAGCACAAACCATCgacagcacgcacacactctgtaGAACACAGCCCATCCACAGCGTTTGCACGGTCTGTAGAACGCACGCCCTCAACAGAACCCACCCCCCCTGCAGCACCTAGCAGGAGGCTCGCAGGCTTTTCTCAGTACGTGTCATTATTCAGCACCAGCACGCCGATCCAAGAATTTGTTTGCTCTCTGAGGAACGACATGAGCAGCTTACTGCAAGACACTCAGGCTACAGGTACTGATAGCCTGGCTAACTCTAGCCTGGCTGAAGACAGCAGGACTGAAACCAATGTGACACTAGCTAGCAGTATCTCTGACTTCTTGGCCGGAATGCGAGCTAGTGCTAACGACGGTAGTGGTAGCATTTGCAGTAGCTCAGAACCCCTTGGTCACAACGTGATGTCATCTGGGAAGGAGGTGGAGTCTGGACGCAGTGGGTCAGGCTTCagcactcctctcctccagcccctcaCAGAACACCCTCCACCCTGTGAAGCCCCTCCCCAGCCCCTGCTGGGACCCACACAACCCTCCTGGTGTCCCCAGCAACCGCCTgggttgcttggcaacagcaGCAGTACCATCGGCAGCAGTCTGGTGGATGCAGACGGTGAAGGGAGTCTGTCTGTGCTAAGAGACAGACCCTGCCCTGACCCTGTCCCAGAGCCTGACCCTATCCCTGACCCTGACTCGGGCCTGGGCCTGTGCCAGGCTCCCCCGCCAGGAGCCATCAGCTCCCTGATCAGCCAACTGCAGCCAGAGGTGTTCAGCAATCTTGTCGAGATCATCAAGGACGTGAAGAGGAACTCGGTCCAGTTCTACGTACACAACTCTGAGCCAGAAGACCTGCTCTACGACCAAATCAGG gagTATCTGCTCTCCCAGGGACATGTAGAACAAAGTCCGGTGACCTTTCTGGAACAAGAGGGTCCAGGAGAGCGGTTCCTGGTGGTGATCCAGAACAAGGACATCTCTGCCCACATCCACAAG GTCCCAGGGCTTGTGTCTTTGAAGAGGCGGGACTGTGTCCAGTTTGTGGGTGTCGACTCTCTGGACGACCTGAGGAACGGCAGTTACAACGAGCTCTTTGTATCTGGAGGCTGCATTGTCTCCGACGAGTTTGTCCTAAATCCCCACTTCATCACTCATG agcgtTTGGATGCTCTCCTCATGTTCCTGGAGGAACAGAGCTCAGCTGAAGGCGTGTGGCGGTGGAGGATCCACTGCAAGACTCACAAGAACCTCAAACAGCAGGCCAG ATTTAAAAAGGACGCTGCCAGCCTATTGGACGTGCTCTCAGCCTATCAGAAGCGACTGATGGTAGAGCTCCTTCCCTACCATCACTGTGACATGACTAAAAGCCAATCACCTGATCTGGAATGTCTGATCGAACTGCAGGCCAGATACACCCAGCACAGACATCTCATCTTCctaacag AGCGCCGCTTCGAGATGTTCCCAAAATATTCCAGTAGTGGCATCATCATTGCCAACATGGACGACGTCGTCCACAACTTCAACAGCCTGGTTGTGGACCAAGGCCACAAGGACAAGCCAATCACAGAAGACTTGCCAGAAG GTGTGGGTCCAGGGCTGCTAAACAGGCATCTGATTCAGGAGGACCCTGCTCTGGTATCTGAACTCTCTCCTTCCCACTTCCCCAAACTCCCAGTTGCACCTATTTCCTGCCCTcatttcctccccctctcctctccgacAAACCTGCCCGCGACTCTCCTCGACCAGCTGGTTCCCGACTCTCGCAAATCCCACTCGacctccacctcgtcctcctgctcctccgctAACGAGGGCCTGCCGCCCCAGACCAATGCCGACTTTGAAGCGTTGCGATTCGCCATATCCCACTTTAAGGCGGAGCGCCAGGCGAGGGCTCAGAAGCTGCAGCAGCACGGGCGGGAAGGCGTAGCCAACGGCTGCCCCACCCCTCCCAGCGGACCACCCGAGGAAATCCAGCTCACCCCAGGGAGGAAGGCCTTAGAAGCCACTCTGGACTCCATCCACTCTGTGCTGGCGGCAGACGGGGGAGGGGCAGCGGAGCCCGGGGGCAGCGCCATGAGGGGAGCACATCCGACTGTTGGGGGAGTCCATGGAGGGGCATCACAGCCAGTGGGCGGAAAAGTTACAGTCCATAGTGAGATCAGCGTGAAGGCGGAGCCGTCGGCCATAACAACAGTTGGCACCAAACTGAAAACCGCCAATGAGTGTGAAGAGGGCGTGTGCTCGAGAGGTCTGGTCGACGCCGAACCCATCTGCAGTACCTTGCCTATGCCTATAGAGACCTGCACTCCAAG AATAGGGCGTGTGGGTTTGAATAGCGCTAGTGCTGCGGTGCAATTTCATGGAAACTTGTTCAATCCACCTGTACTTAACTGGAATGTGGGCCCAATGAACTTCAGCCCCGCTGGCCAGAAATTTGGCCGTTTGCACCATGGCCGAGCCA GCAACAGGGAGGCCCGGAGCCTTCGTCGGGACAGGAGGAGGCCCCCCAAGCCTCCAAGATGA
- the tasora gene encoding protein TASOR isoform X1, with the protein MEDARSGRRNPSAAGSNVSNRSAADSQDGGLSPSCGSPTASDHRGSEVIDLLSCPETKLSERKSSASNPVHLRHMPMEPLKFHIPRKNKETRALFQYVSSESREFEDMLTILTSSYKDSSSSLCFTYSKPRLVHNAVLEGQFVEKRKEMKSEGRTENELEESYCFLLADAVKLPWMCEKGLLTGHSWVTALGNPSKGVYLSKFSDLLQNNSFSPGSSGEILIFKVMKGKVKSIYESMSKNLLDPTPRFDSHVSKNASKVTSLTSYRAFELTQQYFYEYWFDEVRPQPRQVCPYAVVSYSFKGKDTPLPSKPLPPPRLNSQSAGGSKERAQFVVWSGALVKGEQHLLHLSLLSFSPPLLPCSLPEKLEIDWLMSLNRVTEHLPASLFCWNLYTGSHEVVKSGWFCSLLEVSERRGSGPDASKLLLQLEERKLVLLCPLPDSGFLILLSSVQMAAPPERPALWKRCLQALFVFPESRDMARPRGCPSSYDATGLVPRGVELGQFVPALHHALVKARANPPTELAAGVERQAGLYLAGRRDRTVRAYPTPVYDSKLDDRGKLFPAPKHHRLNMEGYLRSYLYSPVFYQLPLGHANRLLELHPPPDEEEPEGAEPLTEPGAEPVPEHTIPLKVFKRSSVRDPRTAGARDEEAPQGRKRSLEELTDPSLKRIYQGEEPGACLTADSSPKPAPGCSLSSVIGSGVLKDVDLRRDGPEAANNLLNILSGLNQHSEAAIQSGAEEEARDRLAGRLGLPDSGDLDLRKHQELEVQTGGSVSSMEGFSPGSHTGELTPQAAAQEEEEKERRGGGDKEHLIPWVLIPITGVCCDKYSQQQVHTPRDPRLSQTARDPSNSTGAPSTVPPSSPELSIPTSPPPSTPPGPFTTCPFNELQTGSVEVQLPPPAPWQPAGVASQNMDTTPFFAETTQTPSPYNSPQHKEVVEQREEMALLEEEVKEEEEEEEVRMESSKHEREEPRAPAVASPSPAPLLLEDVDGIVMENLGVFSLGIQHLLQEVNITCSARPHTLRTHPRHRTVSTEHKPSTARTHSVEHSPSTAFARSVERTPSTEPTPPAAPSRRLAGFSQYVSLFSTSTPIQEFVCSLRNDMSSLLQDTQATGTDSLANSSLAEDSRTETNVTLASSISDFLAGMRASANDGSGSICSSSEPLGHNVMSSGKEVESGRSGSGFSTPLLQPLTEHPPPCEAPPQPLLGPTQPSWCPQQPPGLLGNSSSTIGSSLVDADGEGSLSVLRDRPCPDPVPEPDPIPDPDSGLGLCQAPPPGAISSLISQLQPEVFSNLVEIIKDVKRNSVQFYVHNSEPEDLLYDQIREYLLSQGHVEQSPVTFLEQEGPGERFLVVIQNKDISAHIHKVPGLVSLKRRDCVQFVGVDSLDDLRNGSYNELFVSGGCIVSDEFVLNPHFITHERLDALLMFLEEQSSAEGVWRWRIHCKTHKNLKQQARFKKDAASLLDVLSAYQKRLMVELLPYHHCDMTKSQSPDLECLIELQARYTQHRHLIFLTERRFEMFPKYSSSGIIIANMDDVVHNFNSLVVDQGHKDKPITEDLPEGVGPGLLNRHLIQEDPALVSELSPSHFPKLPVAPISCPHFLPLSSPTNLPATLLDQLVPDSRKSHSTSTSSSCSSANEGLPPQTNADFEALRFAISHFKAERQARAQKLQQHGREGVANGCPTPPSGPPEEIQLTPGRKALEATLDSIHSVLAADGGGAAEPGGSAMRGAHPTVGGVHGGASQPVGGKVTVHSEISVKAEPSAITTVGTKLKTANECEEGVCSRGLVDAEPICSTLPMPIETCTPRQQGGPEPSSGQEEAPQASKMTGFITTLGQDPPGPARTPVHPFYQFPQQPRFPQPRFHSALLPQPPAAMRYPHNPMLGPLAALGGMRHLLGPGVVWPGGLLWNFQQAGREMNLPSLMGNFPNPGVPGANQYRPGPRGGR; encoded by the exons ctCTGTTCCAGTATGTGTCAAGCGAGTCCAGGGAGTTTGAGGACATGCTGACCATCCTAACGTCCAGCTACAAGGACAGCAGCTCCTCACTCTGCTTCACCTACAGCAAGCCTAGACTGGTGCACAATGCTGTGCTGGAgggacag tttgtggaGAAAAGAAAGGAGATGAAGAGTGAAGGGAGGACGGAGAACGAGCTGGAGGAGAGCTACTGCTTCTTATTAGCTGATGCTGTCAAg CTGCCGTGGATGTGTGAGAAGGGCTTGTTGACGGGACACAGCTGGGTCACGGCTCTGGGGAACCCCAGTAAAG GAGTGTATCTGTCAAAGTTCTCTGACCTGCTCCAGAACAACTCCTTCAGCCCTGGCTCCTCTGGGGAGATCCTCATCTTCAAGGTCATGAAG GGGAAGGTGAAGAGCATCTATGAAAGTATGTCCAAGAACCTCCTGGACCCCACGCCGCGCTTCGACAGCCACGTTTCCAAAAATGCCAGCAAGGTCACCTCACTGACCTCGTACCGTGCCTTCGAGCTCACACAG CAATACTTCTACGAGTATTGGTTTGACGAGGTGAGACCGCAGCCCCGACAGGTGTGTCCCTACGCTGTGGTCTCTTACTCGTTCAAAGGAAAAGATACCCCGCTCCCAagcaagcccctcccccctcccag AttgaacagccaatcagcaggcgGTAGTAAAG agcGTGCTCAGTTTGTGGTGTGGAGCGGGGCCCTGGTGAAAGGAGAACAGCAcctgctccatctctccctgctctccttctcccctcctctcctgccctgCAGCCT ACCAGAAAAGCTGGAGATTGATTGGCTGATGAGTCTGAACCGTGTGACCGAGCACCTCCCCGCCTCTCTGTTCTGTTGGAACCTCTACACTGGCAGCCATGAAG tggtgaaGAGCGGCTGGTTCTGTAGTCTGCTGGAGGTGTCGGAGCGGAGAGGCTCCGGACCCGACGCTAGCAAACTACTGCTGCagctggaggagaggaaacTG GTTCTATTATGTCCACTTCCTGATAGTGGCTTCCTAATCCTGCTTTCCAGTGTCCAAATGGCCGCGCCTCCTG AGAGACCAGCCTTGTGGAAGAGATGTCTTCAGGCCCTGTTCGTCTTCCCAGAGTCCAGAGACATGGCTAGACCCa GAGGCTGTCCGTCCTCCTATGATGCCACGGGGCTTGTACCTCGGGGGGTGGAGCTGGGGCAATTCGTCCCAGCGCTCCATCACGCGCTGGTCAAGGCCCGGGCCAACCCCCCCACCGAGCTGGCGGCTGGTGTGGAGAGACAAGCTGGTCTCTACCTGGCCGGCAGGAGGGACCGCACG GTGCGGGCCTACCCCACGCCAGTGTATGACTCTAAGCTGGATGACAGAGGAAAGCTGTTTCCGGCTCCCAAACACCACCGTCTCAACATGGAGGGCTACCTGCGCTCCTACCTCTACAGCCCGGTCTTCTACCAGCTCCCCCTGGGCCACGCCAACCGCCTGCTGGAGCTCCACCCACCTCCCGatgaggaggagccggagggggcggagccactgACAGAGCCGGGCGCGGAGCCGGTCCCTGAGCACACCATCCCTTTGAAG GTGTTCAAGAGGAGCAGTGTGCGTGACCCCAGGACAGCAGGAGCCCGGGACGAAGAGGCACcacaggggaggaagaggagtctgGAGGAGCTCACTGACCCATCACTCAAAAGAATATACCAAGGGGAAGAGCCAGGAGCTTGTCTAACAG CTGACAGCAGCCCAAAGCCCGCCCCcggctgctctctctcctctgtaatTGGTTCAGGGGTTTTGAAGGACGTGGATCTCCGAAGAGACGGACCTGAGGCTGCCAACAATCTTCTCAACATTCTTTCAg GTCTCAACCAACACAGTGAAGCAGCCATTCAGAGTGGTGCAGAAGAGGAAGCGCGTGACAGGCTTGCTGGCAGGCTGGGTCTGCCCGACAGCGGTGACCTGGACCTCCGGAAACACCAGGAACTGGAG GTGCAGACTGGTGGAAGTGTGAGCAGCATGGAGGGCTTCAGCCCGGGCTCCCACACTGGGGAGTTGACTCCTCAAGCAGCGgcccaggaagaggaagagaaagagaggaggggaggaggagacaaagAACACCTTATCCCTTGGGTTCTCATCCCCATTACAG GTGTCTGTTGTGACAAGTACAGCCAGCAACAGGTGCATaccccccgggacccccgccTCTCGCAAACGGCCAGGGACCCCAGCAACTCCACTGGGGCCCCTAGCACTgttcccccctcttcccctgaGCTCTCcatccctacctccccccctccttcaacCCCCCCAGGACCTTTCACCACCTGTCCCTTTAACGAGCTCCAGACTGGCTCTGTCGAGGTCCAATtaccgccccccgccccctggcaACCGGCAG GTGTTGCCAGCCAGAACATGGATACAACCCCTTTTTTTGCGGAGACCACGCAAACTCCTTCTCCGTACAACTCTCCACAGCacaaggaggtggtggagcaaAGAGAGGAAATGGcactgttggaggaggaggtgaaggaggaggaggaggaggaggaggtgaggatggAATCATCAAAACACGAGAGGGAGGAGCCCAGAGCCCCGGCCGTCGCCTCCCCTTCCCCTGCTCCCCTTCTCCTCGAGGACGTGGACGGTATTGTGATGGAGAACCTGGGAGTATTTTCCTTGGGCATACAGCACCTCCTGCAGGAGGTGAACATCACCTGCAGCGCCCGGCCTCACACACTGCGCACACACCCCAGGCATCGCACAGTTTCTACGGAGCACAAACCATCgacagcacgcacacactctgtaGAACACAGCCCATCCACAGCGTTTGCACGGTCTGTAGAACGCACGCCCTCAACAGAACCCACCCCCCCTGCAGCACCTAGCAGGAGGCTCGCAGGCTTTTCTCAGTACGTGTCATTATTCAGCACCAGCACGCCGATCCAAGAATTTGTTTGCTCTCTGAGGAACGACATGAGCAGCTTACTGCAAGACACTCAGGCTACAGGTACTGATAGCCTGGCTAACTCTAGCCTGGCTGAAGACAGCAGGACTGAAACCAATGTGACACTAGCTAGCAGTATCTCTGACTTCTTGGCCGGAATGCGAGCTAGTGCTAACGACGGTAGTGGTAGCATTTGCAGTAGCTCAGAACCCCTTGGTCACAACGTGATGTCATCTGGGAAGGAGGTGGAGTCTGGACGCAGTGGGTCAGGCTTCagcactcctctcctccagcccctcaCAGAACACCCTCCACCCTGTGAAGCCCCTCCCCAGCCCCTGCTGGGACCCACACAACCCTCCTGGTGTCCCCAGCAACCGCCTgggttgcttggcaacagcaGCAGTACCATCGGCAGCAGTCTGGTGGATGCAGACGGTGAAGGGAGTCTGTCTGTGCTAAGAGACAGACCCTGCCCTGACCCTGTCCCAGAGCCTGACCCTATCCCTGACCCTGACTCGGGCCTGGGCCTGTGCCAGGCTCCCCCGCCAGGAGCCATCAGCTCCCTGATCAGCCAACTGCAGCCAGAGGTGTTCAGCAATCTTGTCGAGATCATCAAGGACGTGAAGAGGAACTCGGTCCAGTTCTACGTACACAACTCTGAGCCAGAAGACCTGCTCTACGACCAAATCAGG gagTATCTGCTCTCCCAGGGACATGTAGAACAAAGTCCGGTGACCTTTCTGGAACAAGAGGGTCCAGGAGAGCGGTTCCTGGTGGTGATCCAGAACAAGGACATCTCTGCCCACATCCACAAG GTCCCAGGGCTTGTGTCTTTGAAGAGGCGGGACTGTGTCCAGTTTGTGGGTGTCGACTCTCTGGACGACCTGAGGAACGGCAGTTACAACGAGCTCTTTGTATCTGGAGGCTGCATTGTCTCCGACGAGTTTGTCCTAAATCCCCACTTCATCACTCATG agcgtTTGGATGCTCTCCTCATGTTCCTGGAGGAACAGAGCTCAGCTGAAGGCGTGTGGCGGTGGAGGATCCACTGCAAGACTCACAAGAACCTCAAACAGCAGGCCAG ATTTAAAAAGGACGCTGCCAGCCTATTGGACGTGCTCTCAGCCTATCAGAAGCGACTGATGGTAGAGCTCCTTCCCTACCATCACTGTGACATGACTAAAAGCCAATCACCTGATCTGGAATGTCTGATCGAACTGCAGGCCAGATACACCCAGCACAGACATCTCATCTTCctaacag AGCGCCGCTTCGAGATGTTCCCAAAATATTCCAGTAGTGGCATCATCATTGCCAACATGGACGACGTCGTCCACAACTTCAACAGCCTGGTTGTGGACCAAGGCCACAAGGACAAGCCAATCACAGAAGACTTGCCAGAAG GTGTGGGTCCAGGGCTGCTAAACAGGCATCTGATTCAGGAGGACCCTGCTCTGGTATCTGAACTCTCTCCTTCCCACTTCCCCAAACTCCCAGTTGCACCTATTTCCTGCCCTcatttcctccccctctcctctccgacAAACCTGCCCGCGACTCTCCTCGACCAGCTGGTTCCCGACTCTCGCAAATCCCACTCGacctccacctcgtcctcctgctcctccgctAACGAGGGCCTGCCGCCCCAGACCAATGCCGACTTTGAAGCGTTGCGATTCGCCATATCCCACTTTAAGGCGGAGCGCCAGGCGAGGGCTCAGAAGCTGCAGCAGCACGGGCGGGAAGGCGTAGCCAACGGCTGCCCCACCCCTCCCAGCGGACCACCCGAGGAAATCCAGCTCACCCCAGGGAGGAAGGCCTTAGAAGCCACTCTGGACTCCATCCACTCTGTGCTGGCGGCAGACGGGGGAGGGGCAGCGGAGCCCGGGGGCAGCGCCATGAGGGGAGCACATCCGACTGTTGGGGGAGTCCATGGAGGGGCATCACAGCCAGTGGGCGGAAAAGTTACAGTCCATAGTGAGATCAGCGTGAAGGCGGAGCCGTCGGCCATAACAACAGTTGGCACCAAACTGAAAACCGCCAATGAGTGTGAAGAGGGCGTGTGCTCGAGAGGTCTGGTCGACGCCGAACCCATCTGCAGTACCTTGCCTATGCCTATAGAGACCTGCACTCCAAG GCAACAGGGAGGCCCGGAGCCTTCGTCGGGACAGGAGGAGGCCCCCCAAGCCTCCAAGATGACGGGGTTCATCACGACCCTAGGCCAggacccccccggccccgcccgcaCGCCCGTCCACCCCTTCTACCAGTTCCCCCAGCAACCACGATTTCCACAACCCCGGTTCCACTCGGCTCTCCTCCCCCAGCCACCCGCCGCCATGCGCTACCCCCACAACCCCATGCTCGGGCCCCTCGCGGCCCTGGGGGGAATGAGGCATCTCCTGGGGCCCGGTGTGGTCTGGCCGGGGGGTCTACTCTGGAACTTCCAGCAAGCAGGGAGGGAGATGAACCTCCCTAGCCTGATGGGAAACTTCCCTAACCCTGGAGTCCCCGGAGCAAACCAGTACAGACCTGGACCCAGAGGAGGGCGGTAG